The sequence GGGCCAATTTCCACCTGCCCTGGGCCGCCATGGCCTTCGCGCTGGTGGTGTTCGGCGGCGGCTCGCTGGGGCTGGACGGGCTGAGGCGGCCACGGTTCAGGTGAACGCCGTCAGCGTGTCGGGATCGTCCCGGCCGAGGGCGAGCCCGGCGAAGTCGCTCGGCGAATAGCGCCGCTGCGACTGCGCCGCCACGGCGCGGCAGGCTTCCGCCTCGGCGCGGATAGCGTCGAGCAGACGCTCGATCGTCGCCGCGTCATGCCCGGCGCCGAATTCGCAGCGGATGACGAGGGCGCCGCCCTCCCGCCAGCACTGGAAAGCGAGGCGGTGCGGACGGGCGGCCTGCGCCGCCCGTTCCCGCCCGGCGCCGAGCCGCACCAGCGCCAGGCCGGCATGGCCGAAGCGGCTGATATCGCCGAGGAAATTGAACGACACCTGTGGCCGCGCGCCGGTAAGCGGCACGGCGGCGCTGCGCAGCAGGCCATAGCCCATGGCGCGCCCGGCCGCCGCCCGCGCCCGCTCCTTCACCGCCAGCAGCCACGCCGGCAGGTCGGAGGACTCGGCCGGAAGCGCGACGGGATAGCGGGTGGTGAACCAGCCAATGGTGCGCGACAGATCGATCGTCGCCTCGCCCGGCTCGCGTGCGGGCAACGCGCGGCCGGGTATTTCCCGACCATGGTCTTCCAGCTCAAGCTGCAGCGCCCCGCCGGTCCAAGTGACGAGCGGCCGGGCAATGAGCGCAAGCGCGCTTTCCTGCGGCTGATGGCCGAAGCGCGCGGCGAGATCGGCGAGCAGCGGCTGGGCCAAAGCCGCCTCCAGCCGCAGGTCGCGGTGGCGCGCCTCGCCCTCGATATCGGGCGCGGCGGGATGATCGAGCGGCACGGAGGTGGGGGCGAGCGCCACCGACTGCCAGAATGGCCGATCCGCCTCGAAGGCGGCGCCGGCTCCGGCCTGATGCCGGCACCACCAGGTCCAGGAGGTGGGCGGCGCCGGCACCGGCAGCGGCGGGTCGGACAGCGCCTTGGCGAGATCATCGGCAAGGATCGCCCAGGACACCCTGTCGAAGACGAGGTGATGCACCGCCACCACGAGGCGCAGCGCGGCGCCGGCCTCGATCATGCCGGCGGCGATGAGGCGCCCGGCCTGCGGGTCGATCATGGCTATCAGCCGGTCGGCCATGCGGTCCTCGGTGGGCGACACGTCCTGGCCCACTGCGACCTGTTCGCGCAGCAGCGCCGGCAGGTCGGCGACCTCCTCGGCGAGCTGCGCCGGTGGCGATCCTTCCTGCAGGCGCACGCGCAGCCCGTCATGGCGCCGCACCGCCGCCGCCAACGCCGATTCCACCGCCTCGGCCTCGGTGCCGGGCGGGAGATCGAACACGGCGGTGAGCGCCCAGTGCCGGCGCTCGGGCATGGAGATGTCCATGAACCAGTGCTGGATCGGCGTCAGCGGCACCGGCCCGGCCACCGGCCCGTGCGCCGCTTTGGCGCCGGAAGCGACCGGCTTCATCAGCGCGGCGAGCGCGCGCGGCGTCGGCGCGGTGAGAATCTGCGCCGGGGCGAGCAGCCACCCCGCCGCCCGGGCCTTGCCGGCCAGTTGAATGGCCATGAGCGAATCGCCGCCGAGCGCGAAGAAATCGTCGTCCGGACCCGGCGGGGTCGCAGCGCCGCGACCGGCGAAAAGCTCACGCCACAGCGCCAGCACCGTGGCGAGCGCGTCGCCCGTAGTGGCCACCTCCGGCAGGGCGGCGGCGTCCGACCCGGGCGCGGCCAGCAACGCCCGCAGCGCGGCCCGGTCCAGCTTGCCATTGGCAGTGAGCGGCAGCGCGTCGACGAGGATGAGGCGGGAGAGGCGCTGCGCCGCCGGCAGCCTCTCGCGCAACAGTGCATCGAGCCGCGCCGGGTCCTCGCCGGGGGCCACCGCCGCGCCGGCGAGGCGCACCGTGCCGTCCGCCTCGTGCAGCGCCAGCACGGCGCCGTCGCGCACGCCGGGGCAGGCGCGCAGTTGCGCGGCGACGCCATTGGGATCGACCCGATGGCCGCGCACTTTCACCATGTCATCCTTGCGGCCGAGAAAGCGGACAAGCCCGTCCGCTTCCCGCGTGCCGAGATCGCCGGTGAGATAGGCGCGCCCGCCATCGGCCAGGCGAATGAAGCCGGAGGCGGGCCCGCCCTCCGGCGCGGTCTCGCCCTCCGCCGCATTCTCCGTCTCGCGCCGCCCGACATAGCCGAGCGCCACACCCGGCCCGCTGACGCGGATTTCGCCGGTCTCGCCCGCCGGCAGCGCCGCGCCGTGCTCATCGACAATATCGACCTCGGCCGACCCGAGCGGCGTGCCGACCGGCACGCGGTCGGCGGCCTGCGCCGCCGCGCCGGCGGCCATTGCCGCCGTCACTTCCACCATGGTGCAGCCGATGGTTGTCTCGGCCGGGCCATAATGGTTGAACACGCGCAGCTCCGGCCGCAGCCCCTTCAGCCTCTGCACGAGGCCGAAGGTGAGCACGTCGCCGCCGCAGATCAGCGCCAGCCGCGGCAGCAGCGCCGCTGCCTCGGGATGCGCCATCAGCGCCGCGAGATGGGTGGGGACGATCTTCAGCACATCGGCGGGATGGCGCGCCATCCAGTCGATGAAGGCACCAGGATCGCGCGCGGTCGCCGCGTCCAGCACATTCAGCGTGCCACCCGAGGCGAGCGCGCCGATGACGCTGGTATAACCGAGATCGGCGGCGAAGGAGGTGGCGATGGCGAAGACCCGCGGACCCGGCAGGGCAAGCCGCTGCAGCAGCGCCTGCGCATAGGCATCGAGCCCGCCGCAGGACACCATCACCCCCTTGGGCCGCCCGGTGGAACCGGAGGTGAACAGGATATAGGCGAGGTCCGGGCCGGCAAGGCGGGCGCGGGGCGGCACCGCCTCCTCCCCCGCATGACGGCTCCATCCGAGCACCGGCACGGTGACCGGCTCGCCCGCCGTGCTGGCATCGGCCACCAGCACACTTGCCTCGCAGGCGGCGAGCAGCGTGGCGCGATAGGCGGCGGGGAAATCGGGATCGAGCGGCACGAAGGCCGCGCCGAGATGGCTCGCCGCCACCATCGCCACCAGCGGGCCGGCGCCGCGCGCGAGGCAGAAGGCGACCCTGTCGCCGCGCCCGACGCCCTGCGCCGCCAGCCGCGCGGCAAGCTCGCCGCTGGCCCGTGCCAGTTCCGCCCAGCTCAGCGTGCCTGCACGATCGACCACGGCCGGCGCGGCGGGGCTGTGTTGCGCCCAGTGCGCGACATGGTCGGCGAGGCTGGTGATCAGGGGCTCTTCCGCTGCCGGCATCTCGGGCGAGGCCATGCCGACGGCATCCAGCAGCGCCCTGTAGCGTGCGACCCAGCCTTCGGCGCGGGCGGCATCGAACAGGTCGGTGTTGAAATGAGCCTCGATGAGGAGGCCGTCTTCCCTGAGTTCGAGATTCCAGTCCAGGTCCCGGCGGACGCTTCCATGACCATTGGCCACCGGCACCGGCACCTGCCCGGCAAAAGCCGCCAGCGGCTCGATCCGGTCCAGAGTGAACGACACGCTCGCCAGCGGCGGGTGGGAGGGATCGCCCCCCACGCCGCTCGCCCCAACGATGGCGGAGAAGGGATAGGCGGGATAGGCCATCGCCTGCGCCATCGCCGCGCGGGTGGCGCCGAGCGCGTCGCCGCCGAGGCCGGCGAGACGTACGGGCACGGTGGAGACGCAGCAGCCCGTCAGCCCCGGCTCGCCCACCAGCGGCTGGCCGGCGACGGAGATCGCGACCATCAGCTCGTCCTGCCCGGAAAGCTCGGCAAGCAGCCGGCCATAGGTGGCAAGGCACAGGGTGAACAGCGAGCCGTCGCGCGCCTGCGCCCGCGCCGCGAGGTCGGCGGCGAAGGCGGGCGGCAGCAGCACCCGCACGCGGGCGCCGGCGTGGGTCTGCTGCGGCGGACGCGGCCGATCGGTGGGCAGCGCCAGCGGCGCCGGCGGGTTAGCGACGAGGGCCTGCCACTGCGCAGTCGCCTCCGGGTCCGCCGCCGCCTCGCGGGCGAAGTCGGCGAAGCGCTCATAGGGAGCGGGTGCGGGCAGCGCCGCGGGCGTACCGGCAAGGCGGGCGGAATAGAGCTGGCCAAGCTCATTGGCCAGCACCCGCAGCGACCAGCCATCGGTGACGACATCCGGCTGGATCAATGCCAGCGCGCTCTCCCCGCCGCAGTGCAGCAGGCCGACGCGGAGCTGGCCGGCGCGGGCGAGATCAAACGGCCGTGCCGCCGCCTGCCTCACCCAAGTGTCCAGGGCCACGTCGTCAAGAAGATCGGCCTCCTCCAGCGCCACCACGGCCTGCGGCTCGATCACCGCCGTGCCGCCGTCGTCCTCGAAGCGCATGCGCAGGCTGTCATGACGCGCGACGAGATCGGCCAGCGCCGCTGTCAGCGCAGCGACGTCGAGCCGGCCGGGCAGGCGCAGGGC is a genomic window of Ancylobacter sp. IITR112 containing:
- a CDS encoding aminotransferase class III-fold pyridoxal phosphate-dependent enzyme, whose protein sequence is MTTSDERRARFLARLSRLHPEQITDLVLALEGRLVALRAETARARQPVAIIGLATRFADADSAQAYGRLLFEGRDAVRPAPADRPERAGLPPGGYVEGVERFDPGFFGLRPTEAEAMDPQHRLALMLAWQALEDAGYAEAGRRPRATGVFLGLGANEYEARFQARGALSPAAILGNAGSIAAGRIAHWLNVTGPALVLDTACSSSLVAVHAACKALRDAECDLALAGGVNLTLDADVTAALAAAGMLGSGHACRTFDADADGYVRGEGGGLVVLKRLADALRDGDTIRAVIAGSAVNHDGDSGALTATDGAAQRAVIARALADAGVSPAEIQAVECHGTGTPLGDPIEVQALATAYGDGRAAPLLLGSAKTNIGHLEAAAGIAGLVKMVLALEAGRLPATLHQQRPNPRIAWDELPVRVVTEAQDWPAGARRRAGVSSFGFSGTNAHLIVEEAPPAPQEADDVPLPLVLAFSAPDAEALRRIAAGLADQLAADPHFSLAGMATALATGRGRFAHRAACLARTYEEALAGLRAIAEGEAPQAGAVGQALPEKPKIAFLFAGEGSAWPGMAADLSEADPVFRARVESAAARLGPDLAARMFDRGGAPLTETAEEQPALFVLEVALAERLAACGVTPDIVAGHGLGEWSAACIAGVLPVEVALGLVAARGALMGALPAGGEMVAVFAAPERVARVLESVGAPLDIAALNAPDEVVVAGESAAIAALLAALDAAGLRSQRIPTRHAFHSRLMEPALGPFEQRVGEAALSPPRLPLVSGVTGDLSADFTDPAYWVRQMRETVRFGAGLDTLAGEGVQVVVEIGPAAALVGLAQSAAGFAGRDTRFVPTLHRNRPAGETLALALCRLFVAGVEVAWPACGARRAHLPPYPFAQERHWVEAPPRRMAAVSAVPSAPTVPAPLSAQAPATPAAPLSAIPPMAALTAATEARVSSPVLPLASAAPAPTEPAAPLSPEAAGFIADFAARYGAAHGASRRQREAFGPVLADSRAAAGLPAEAASLLAPIIGVKGQGSHVVDADGNDYVDLSMGAGVQLFGHNPPLVVEAIQRQIAEQGLFLGPQPEQAAEAAALIARLTGNERVLFCTTGTEAVMTALRLARHATGRPLVAMFAGSYHGHFDGTLARSGPDGESLPLASGTPPGMVADVVVLDYADPEGSQIALEALGDRLAAVIVEPVQSWRPSLQPRDFLHWLRDFTNRVGAALIFDEVLLGFRVAAGGAQAWAGVRADLVIYGKIIGGGLPIGVVAGRSALLDGIDGGVWPLEGAGGPKAERTFFAGTFDKNPLTMAAATAMLTHLDAAGPGLQEGLNANTEALCHRLNAMLEEDGSPLRVEHFSSLLRFAGASDLFYSQLMSRGVYVCEGRTCFLSTAHSEEDLDKVAQAVRDSARALAAVGLMGGAALPPPARPHSFATAPVQQALWALAAASPESAAGHNQSLALRLPGRLDVAALTAALADLVARHDSLRMRFEDDGGTAVIEPQAVVALEEADLLDDVALDTWVRQAAARPFDLARAGQLRVGLLHCGGESALALIQPDVVTDGWSLRVLANELGQLYSARLAGTPAALPAPAPYERFADFAREAAADPEATAQWQALVANPPAPLALPTDRPRPPQQTHAGARVRVLLPPAFAADLAARAQARDGSLFTLCLATYGRLLAELSGQDELMVAISVAGQPLVGEPGLTGCCVSTVPVRLAGLGGDALGATRAAMAQAMAYPAYPFSAIVGASGVGGDPSHPPLASVSFTLDRIEPLAAFAGQVPVPVANGHGSVRRDLDWNLELREDGLLIEAHFNTDLFDAARAEGWVARYRALLDAVGMASPEMPAAEEPLITSLADHVAHWAQHSPAAPAVVDRAGTLSWAELARASGELAARLAAQGVGRGDRVAFCLARGAGPLVAMVAASHLGAAFVPLDPDFPAAYRATLLAACEASVLVADASTAGEPVTVPVLGWSRHAGEEAVPPRARLAGPDLAYILFTSGSTGRPKGVMVSCGGLDAYAQALLQRLALPGPRVFAIATSFAADLGYTSVIGALASGGTLNVLDAATARDPGAFIDWMARHPADVLKIVPTHLAALMAHPEAAALLPRLALICGGDVLTFGLVQRLKGLRPELRVFNHYGPAETTIGCTMVEVTAAMAAGAAAQAADRVPVGTPLGSAEVDIVDEHGAALPAGETGEIRVSGPGVALGYVGRRETENAAEGETAPEGGPASGFIRLADGGRAYLTGDLGTREADGLVRFLGRKDDMVKVRGHRVDPNGVAAQLRACPGVRDGAVLALHEADGTVRLAGAAVAPGEDPARLDALLRERLPAAQRLSRLILVDALPLTANGKLDRAALRALLAAPGSDAAALPEVATTGDALATVLALWRELFAGRGAATPPGPDDDFFALGGDSLMAIQLAGKARAAGWLLAPAQILTAPTPRALAALMKPVASGAKAAHGPVAGPVPLTPIQHWFMDISMPERRHWALTAVFDLPPGTEAEAVESALAAAVRRHDGLRVRLQEGSPPAQLAEEVADLPALLREQVAVGQDVSPTEDRMADRLIAMIDPQAGRLIAAGMIEAGAALRLVVAVHHLVFDRVSWAILADDLAKALSDPPLPVPAPPTSWTWWCRHQAGAGAAFEADRPFWQSVALAPTSVPLDHPAAPDIEGEARHRDLRLEAALAQPLLADLAARFGHQPQESALALIARPLVTWTGGALQLELEDHGREIPGRALPAREPGEATIDLSRTIGWFTTRYPVALPAESSDLPAWLLAVKERARAAAGRAMGYGLLRSAAVPLTGARPQVSFNFLGDISRFGHAGLALVRLGAGRERAAQAARPHRLAFQCWREGGALVIRCEFGAGHDAATIERLLDAIRAEAEACRAVAAQSQRRYSPSDFAGLALGRDDPDTLTAFT